In Bacteroidales bacterium, one genomic interval encodes:
- a CDS encoding Gfo/Idh/MocA family oxidoreductase — MEKKNNISRRRFLGTGLVAATAFTIIPRHVLGGAGFTAPSDQITLGFIGTGKQSRYLITEFAKRARVIAGCDVESRKLERFKAITEDLYSKAGSSAKGFKTYKDFRKLLANKDIDAVVIATPDHWHAINVIEAAKAGKDVFCEKPYSHSIEEGRLMVEAINKYNRVNQTGNMQRSWKNFRNACQLVRNGHIGDVIEVKVSCGPPPKKYDLPTEPKPDHIDWEMWIGPAEYHGFNAELSPPLEKDIYPNWRDYKEYGNGMTADWGAHMYDIAQWGLGKDDSGPVAVYPPGKDHKYLTFEYDNGVLMTHEDFGRGYAVRFIGTKGIIDISRGFFEALPAKLISHDFGSDPVKLYESNDHYQNWLDCIKSRQQPISTAEIGHRTATVCFLTNICYELQRPLKWDPVKEEFVNDSEANKLRSGYLRKPWTMKI, encoded by the coding sequence ATGGAAAAGAAAAATAATATATCCAGGCGCAGGTTTCTGGGAACAGGCCTGGTTGCCGCAACCGCATTTACCATTATTCCCCGCCATGTATTGGGCGGAGCCGGTTTTACAGCCCCGAGCGATCAGATTACACTAGGGTTTATAGGTACGGGAAAGCAATCGAGGTACCTGATTACCGAGTTTGCCAAACGGGCAAGGGTAATTGCCGGCTGCGACGTCGAATCCCGTAAACTGGAGCGCTTCAAGGCTATTACGGAAGACCTGTATTCCAAAGCCGGTTCTTCAGCGAAAGGCTTTAAAACCTATAAGGATTTCAGGAAATTACTGGCCAATAAAGATATTGATGCGGTAGTTATCGCTACACCCGACCATTGGCACGCCATTAACGTAATTGAAGCAGCAAAAGCCGGGAAAGATGTTTTTTGTGAGAAGCCATATTCGCACAGTATCGAAGAAGGACGGTTAATGGTTGAGGCGATCAACAAATATAATCGTGTAAATCAGACAGGAAATATGCAACGGTCGTGGAAAAATTTCAGGAATGCCTGTCAGCTTGTAAGAAACGGTCATATCGGGGACGTCATAGAAGTGAAGGTGAGTTGCGGGCCACCTCCTAAAAAATATGATCTTCCCACTGAGCCCAAACCCGATCATATTGATTGGGAAATGTGGATAGGACCGGCTGAATATCATGGATTCAATGCTGAACTTTCACCGCCGCTTGAAAAGGATATCTACCCTAACTGGCGGGATTATAAGGAATACGGAAACGGTATGACTGCCGACTGGGGGGCGCATATGTACGATATAGCCCAGTGGGGTCTTGGAAAAGACGACAGTGGCCCGGTAGCTGTTTATCCTCCGGGGAAGGACCACAAATACCTGACCTTTGAATATGACAACGGGGTATTGATGACCCATGAAGACTTCGGACGCGGTTATGCGGTACGGTTCATCGGAACCAAAGGGATCATCGATATAAGCAGGGGATTCTTTGAAGCGTTGCCTGCAAAATTGATCAGCCATGATTTTGGAAGTGATCCTGTCAAACTTTATGAAAGTAATGATCATTACCAAAACTGGCTGGATTGTATCAAATCAAGGCAACAGCCTATCAGTACGGCAGAAATCGGGCATCGTACCGCAACAGTTTGTTTCCTGACCAATATATGTTATGAATTACAACGTCCCCTGAAATGGGATCCGGTAAAGGAAGAATTTGTGAATGACAGCGAGGCCAATAAGTTGCGTTCGGGTTATCTGCGTAAGCCATGGACCATGAAAATTTAA
- a CDS encoding Gfo/Idh/MocA family oxidoreductase, with the protein MKRKQFNRSRRAFLSNAAVIGASGALGTGAILASCSGSQENKLIPLRPASEVYIPDLPDKAIDGKPIKAALIGCGSRGTGAAFNFLDAGDGLSIVALADIFADRMTGCRNRLKEKNNEVADDMCFLGFDAYKKACEAPVDMVIIATPSLFHPDQLKYAIDQGKHVFVEKAAAIDAVGYRTFMVALKQAKAKGLNIVTGTQRHHNRAYVESYRKVQEGYIGRITSGNVYWNQGHMNFARRRPEWTDMEYMFRDFFSWNWLCGDHIIDQGVHNIDVFVWFSHLKPKRVVCMGSRLRRTTGDIYDNFSADIEFEGGVHLHAMARQIDNCANFVGEIIQGTKGSWHSSDMSIRDLDGNVIWQYDNEAAKEKYKQHNDYVLEHLNLVNHIRSGKVINIAEITAISSMTGIMARESAYSGKAITWDEMTNSDLNLMPEQLTLGNVDMKKYEAIPLPGTPVKA; encoded by the coding sequence ATGAAAAGAAAACAGTTCAACCGCAGCAGACGTGCATTTTTATCTAATGCTGCTGTGATAGGTGCCTCCGGTGCATTAGGAACAGGTGCTATCCTGGCTTCCTGTTCAGGAAGTCAGGAAAATAAATTGATACCGCTACGTCCGGCAAGTGAAGTGTATATTCCCGATCTTCCCGATAAAGCAATCGATGGGAAGCCTATAAAGGCAGCGCTTATCGGGTGCGGTTCAAGGGGAACCGGGGCAGCCTTTAATTTCCTTGATGCAGGTGATGGGCTTTCTATCGTAGCTCTTGCCGATATTTTTGCGGATAGGATGACCGGATGCCGGAACCGGTTGAAAGAAAAAAATAATGAGGTAGCAGACGATATGTGTTTCCTGGGGTTCGATGCTTATAAAAAGGCTTGCGAAGCGCCGGTGGATATGGTCATCATAGCTACTCCTTCCTTGTTTCACCCGGATCAGTTGAAATATGCCATCGATCAGGGAAAACATGTCTTCGTAGAGAAAGCTGCTGCTATTGATGCGGTAGGTTACCGGACATTTATGGTTGCCTTAAAGCAGGCGAAAGCAAAAGGGTTAAACATCGTTACCGGCACACAACGTCACCATAACAGGGCATATGTCGAATCGTACCGGAAAGTACAGGAAGGATATATCGGGCGCATTACTTCCGGTAATGTATACTGGAATCAGGGGCATATGAATTTTGCACGCCGTCGTCCGGAGTGGACCGATATGGAGTATATGTTCCGGGATTTTTTCAGCTGGAACTGGCTTTGCGGCGATCATATCATCGACCAGGGCGTCCATAATATAGATGTGTTCGTATGGTTTTCGCACCTGAAACCCAAGAGGGTCGTTTGTATGGGTTCGCGACTCCGCAGGACCACGGGAGATATTTATGATAATTTTAGTGCGGATATTGAATTCGAAGGCGGGGTTCATCTCCATGCCATGGCCCGTCAGATAGACAATTGCGCCAATTTTGTCGGGGAGATCATCCAGGGAACGAAAGGCTCATGGCACAGTTCGGATATGAGCATCCGCGATCTGGACGGAAATGTCATATGGCAATATGATAACGAAGCTGCGAAAGAGAAATACAAACAACACAATGACTATGTGCTGGAACATCTTAACCTGGTTAACCATATCAGAAGCGGTAAAGTGATCAACATTGCGGAAATTACGGCTATTTCGTCTATGACAGGTATTATGGCCCGCGAGTCGGCATATTCCGGCAAAGCGATCACATGGGATGAAATGACCAATTCGGATCTTAATCTGATGCCGGAACAATTGACTCTGGGAAATGTAGATATGAAAAAGTATGAAGCTATTCCTCTTCCCGGGACACCTGTAAAAGCTTAA
- a CDS encoding carbohydrate kinase, which produces MYLLGYDIGSSSVKACLVEADTGQIIASDFFPKTEMPIFAEKPGWAEQDPDWWWSNLKLAHLSVMKQSGVSNEDIKAIGISWQMHGLVLVDKDRQVLRPAIIWCDSRAVPYGEKAFEAIGKERCLSHLLNSPGNFTAAKLAWVKENEPHIYEKIDKLMLPGDYIGMKLTGDAVVTVEGLSEGIFWDFKTNSISDDVMNYFGFDRSFIPQVKPTFGIQGIVSAAAAKELGLKAGIPVAYRAGDQPNNALSLNVFNPGEIASTAGTSGVVYGVLGNVNYDPLSRVNTFAHVNHTAEQTRLGVLLCINGTGILNSWVRKNIMPENISYEDMNVLAGKSPVGARGISIIPFGNGAERILENREPGCSVHGINFNIHDQQDLVRAAQEGIVYSFQYGMEIMKGMGMDIRVIRAGNANMFLSPLFRQALADVSGAVIELYDTDGAAGAAKGAGIGAGIYSNPEEAMSSLKKIRTIDPDVSQTGAYGEAYLRWKNILRKYIP; this is translated from the coding sequence ATGTATTTATTAGGATATGATATAGGTAGTTCTTCGGTAAAAGCATGCCTGGTAGAAGCTGATACCGGACAGATCATAGCATCGGATTTTTTCCCGAAGACAGAGATGCCCATTTTTGCAGAAAAACCGGGATGGGCGGAACAGGACCCTGATTGGTGGTGGAGCAACCTGAAACTGGCCCATCTTTCGGTAATGAAACAATCGGGTGTATCGAACGAAGACATTAAAGCAATCGGTATTTCATGGCAGATGCATGGTCTGGTATTGGTAGATAAAGACCGGCAGGTCCTTCGTCCCGCCATTATATGGTGCGATAGTCGCGCTGTTCCGTATGGGGAAAAGGCCTTCGAGGCTATCGGAAAGGAAAGATGTTTGTCGCACTTATTGAATTCTCCAGGAAATTTTACTGCAGCAAAGCTGGCATGGGTGAAAGAGAACGAACCGCATATCTATGAAAAGATCGATAAGCTGATGCTTCCCGGAGACTATATCGGGATGAAGCTGACCGGTGATGCCGTGGTTACTGTTGAAGGACTGTCGGAAGGAATATTCTGGGATTTCAAAACCAATAGTATATCGGATGATGTGATGAATTATTTCGGGTTTGACAGGTCATTTATACCCCAGGTAAAACCTACTTTCGGTATTCAAGGGATTGTGTCGGCGGCGGCAGCGAAAGAATTGGGGTTAAAAGCCGGTATTCCTGTTGCTTACCGTGCAGGAGACCAGCCGAATAATGCACTTTCCCTGAATGTCTTTAACCCCGGGGAAATAGCATCCACAGCAGGAACATCGGGAGTCGTTTACGGTGTATTGGGAAATGTAAACTATGATCCGCTGTCGCGTGTCAACACTTTTGCCCATGTGAACCATACAGCAGAACAGACAAGGCTGGGTGTATTGTTGTGTATCAACGGTACCGGCATCCTTAATTCATGGGTGCGAAAAAATATCATGCCGGAAAATATCTCTTATGAAGATATGAATGTTCTGGCCGGAAAATCACCGGTCGGGGCCAGGGGGATCTCCATCATTCCTTTCGGAAACGGCGCCGAACGTATTCTTGAAAACAGGGAACCCGGATGTTCTGTCCATGGGATCAATTTTAATATTCATGATCAGCAGGATCTGGTAAGGGCAGCACAGGAGGGGATTGTATATTCTTTCCAGTACGGTATGGAGATTATGAAGGGTATGGGAATGGATATCAGGGTAATTCGTGCAGGGAACGCCAATATGTTCTTAAGTCCGTTATTCCGGCAGGCACTAGCCGATGTAAGTGGTGCAGTTATCGAATTATATGATACGGACGGTGCCGCGGGGGCTGCTAAAGGTGCAGGGATTGGTGCAGGGATATATTCAAATCCTGAAGAAGCGATGTCAAGCCTGAAAAAGATCCGGACCATTGATCCGGACGTATCACAGACAGGAGCATATGGGGAGGCATATTTGAGATGGAAAAATATCTTGCGTAAGTATATCCCATAA
- a CDS encoding NUDIX hydrolase: protein MAVHYHKEQFMRTFVSVDCVIYGFDGNQLNVLLVQRQDPTKKNNGLKLPGSLIFQGEDADLAAHRVLHELTGIRKMTLRQYKSFTSPKRAADPNDVKWLEFEYKKQVDRLITISYLSLCKINRRFNVVSKYKTVEWCPVNSLPEMPFDHNQIVEESLREITRWVGYDQAVFFELLPSKFTASELQRLYEAIHRKKYDVRNFRKKIAGMEYLISLDEMQEGVPHRAARLYKFDKALYKKKIATI, encoded by the coding sequence ATGGCTGTACACTATCATAAAGAACAATTCATGCGAACCTTCGTTTCCGTGGATTGTGTTATTTACGGGTTCGATGGGAATCAGTTGAATGTCTTGTTGGTACAACGTCAGGATCCTACAAAAAAGAATAATGGCTTGAAATTACCTGGAAGCCTGATCTTCCAGGGAGAAGATGCAGACCTGGCGGCACATCGTGTCTTACATGAGCTGACAGGTATCCGGAAAATGACTTTGAGGCAATATAAAAGTTTTACTTCTCCGAAGAGGGCCGCAGACCCCAATGATGTAAAATGGCTCGAATTTGAATATAAAAAACAGGTCGATCGCCTGATCACGATTTCTTACCTTTCATTATGTAAGATAAACCGGAGATTCAATGTTGTCTCAAAATACAAGACTGTTGAATGGTGTCCGGTAAATAGTTTGCCCGAAATGCCATTTGATCATAACCAGATCGTTGAAGAATCATTGAGGGAAATAACAAGATGGGTAGGTTATGACCAGGCTGTCTTTTTTGAATTGCTTCCTTCAAAATTTACCGCTTCCGAATTACAACGACTGTATGAAGCCATTCATCGGAAAAAGTATGATGTACGGAATTTCCGTAAGAAAATAGCAGGTATGGAATACCTCATTTCACTGGATGAGATGCAGGAAGGTGTGCCTCATCGCGCCGCACGTTTATATAAATTTGATAAAGCTTTGTATAAGAAAAAAATAGCCACTATTTAA